Genomic DNA from Candidatus Nitronereus thalassa:
AAGGAATGGGCGCAACAATGCCAACAGCGGTCATCGTGGTAGCCGGGCGTACCCTGGGAAACGAGTTTCCCTTATCAGGTCCCTTGGCTTTGCGTCCCATCCTCTCGGGTGGTTTGCCTTTGTCACCTTGTAGAAGGATGTATCGGTGTCCTCGATAGAAACTTAACCTGAAACCGGACGCTGATAGGTTTTTTTCGTGGATAGAATCCTAAAGATTACACTTGAGGCTTCAAAAGGGTAGTTGCCTATGGATGAGTGAAAGAACCGCGGATTGATCTAGTGGCACGAAGTTTTGAGACACTTGCATACCCGTGGCAATGGAATGGAGTAGGGTGTGTTGGAAAGTAGACTGGTGGCCGCCTTGTTAATTATGACCGGGCGGCTTGGCCTGCGAGGCCCTTTTGGATGAGGGTGAGAAGGTCTTGTGCCTCAAAGGGTTTCTCTAGATAGCCCAAAGCCCCAAGTTCCTTGGCACGTTCTCGGAGGCCGGGTTCTTTACTGGCCGTTAAGAAGATGACGGGAATGTCAGTGGTGAGTGAGGAGTCTTTTAGCCGTTCGGCTACGGTAAATCCCGTTCCCCCAGGCATGGAAATATCCAACAAAATAATGTCCGGATGATGTTGCATCGCCTGGGCCGTGGCCATGACGGCATCAAAGGCTACGACCACATCGTACCCCTGGCTTTTGAGCCTAATGGTTAAGGCTTTAATAATTTTTTCATCGTCTTCAACAAGCAGTATTTTGGACTTCACGGGACACTCCTTGGTTGAGTCTATGGCTGATGGGGTTGGTGCGGTTCTTTGGCAGGGTCAGGGTAAATTTGGTTCCATGACCCATTTGGCTTTGAACGTTAATCTGGCCTCCATGGAGGATGACGATCTCGCGGGAAATGGTTAGTCCCAATCCGAGGCCTCCCTCTTTTCGCGCATGTCCTTCTTCTACCTGATACAAACGGTCGAAAATATGGTCAAGATGTTCCGGCGCGATTCCGCACCCCGAGTCCTGGACGGAAATGCGAAGATTTTCCGGCTTGTCAGGATCTTCACAAGCACTGAGCGTGATGGTTCCTCCG
This window encodes:
- a CDS encoding response regulator, whose product is MKSKILLVEDDEKIIKALTIRLKSQGYDVVVAFDAVMATAQAMQHHPDIILLDISMPGGTGFTVAERLKDSSLTTDIPVIFLTASKEPGLRERAKELGALGYLEKPFEAQDLLTLIQKGLAGQAARS